Proteins found in one Helicobacter sp. MIT 21-1697 genomic segment:
- a CDS encoding acyltransferase encodes MQEIKVLQSSFTHITYGKNVTLVQPSNLYGCTLEDDVFVGPFCEIQRDVFIGKRTRVQSHSFICSLVHIGEDCFIGHGVMFINDRFSLGTPAPNATMWERTYIGNRVSIGSNATILPVSICDDVVIGAGAVITRSITQSGYYAGNPARCIRPLNPTPTQSPHTKDNQ; translated from the coding sequence GAAATAAAAGTGCTTCAATCAAGCTTTACACATATCACCTATGGAAAAAATGTTACGCTCGTGCAGCCGAGCAATCTATATGGCTGCACGCTTGAAGATGATGTGTTTGTGGGTCCATTTTGCGAGATTCAGCGTGATGTATTTATCGGCAAACGCACGCGCGTGCAGTCTCATAGCTTTATCTGCTCCCTCGTGCATATCGGGGAAGACTGCTTTATTGGACACGGAGTGATGTTTATCAATGATAGATTCTCACTTGGCACGCCTGCACCAAATGCCACAATGTGGGAGCGCACATATATCGGAAATCGTGTGAGTATCGGCTCAAATGCTACAATTTTACCTGTATCTATTTGTGATGATGTAGTCATCGGTGCAGGAGCAGTGATTACGCGCTCAATTACACAAAGTGGATATTACGCAGGGAATCCTGCGCGTTGCATTCGTCCGCTCAATCCTACGCCGACACAATCTCCTCACACAAAAGACAATCAATGA
- a CDS encoding di-trans,poly-cis-decaprenylcistransferase, which produces MKPSYPQHIAVIMDGNGRWAKKQGKKRTQGHKEGAKIVRDITQWCADKGIPYLTLYAFSTENWKRPKIEVDFLMKLLETYLHDEKPVYMKNHIRFRVIGDISVFSTRLKNAILELEHATQNHTKLTQILALNYGTRDEIARTFIKLAHTLAPHTLASLTSQKVISMINANLDTATLPDVDMLIRTGGEKRISNFMLWQASYAELFFTPTLFPSFNKNELDAMLEEFLQRQRRFGGVN; this is translated from the coding sequence ATGAAGCCCTCTTATCCACAGCATATTGCAGTGATTATGGACGGCAATGGGCGTTGGGCAAAAAAACAAGGTAAAAAACGCACACAAGGACACAAAGAAGGGGCAAAAATTGTCCGAGATATAACGCAATGGTGCGCAGATAAAGGGATTCCATATCTTACACTTTATGCATTTTCTACCGAAAATTGGAAACGTCCAAAAATTGAAGTGGATTTTTTAATGAAGCTGTTAGAAACATATTTGCACGATGAAAAACCAGTATATATGAAAAATCATATCCGATTCCGCGTCATTGGAGATATTAGCGTTTTTAGCACGCGCCTTAAAAATGCCATTTTAGAGCTTGAACACGCCACACAAAACCACACAAAACTCACACAGATTCTCGCCCTTAATTATGGCACCCGCGATGAAATTGCACGCACTTTTATCAAGCTTGCTCATACGCTCGCTCCTCACACTCTTGCCTCACTTACAAGTCAAAAAGTGATTTCTATGATTAATGCTAACCTTGACACTGCTACATTGCCTGATGTAGATATGCTCATACGAACAGGTGGTGAGAAACGTATTTCAAATTTTATGCTTTGGCAGGCAAGCTATGCTGAACTTTTTTTCACACCTACTTTATTTCCAAGCTTTAACAAAAACGAACTTGATGCTATGCTTGAAGAATTTTTGCAACGACAAAGACGATTTGGAGGTGTAAATTAA